In Paraburkholderia youngii, the genomic stretch TGATAGCGGCCATGAGTTTTCGCATAGGAGACTCCTTAGCGAAAGGGATTTCACTATATTCCTGTGCGCGCGCGCATTCAAGCAAACGGCCATTGAAAGTAACCATAACAGGCCACGCTTAAATGCTAAAAGCGATTTGCGAAGCACGATAGCGGCCGCAGCGTACCGTGCGCCTCTTGAGTTTCCTCAAGCGCCTGATTAAGCCACCGTCGACGCAACCGGAGCCGCCGCCGCAACCGATACCTGTGCCACCGTTTTGTTGCCGTGCGCAGGACACTCGCCCATGATGTGCTTACCTTCATCGGGATCGAGCATCTCGACCAGATAATCGACGAACGCGCGCACGGCCGGCACCATGCCCTGACGCGATACGAACACCGCGTACAACTGCGGCGTCGGAAAACTCCAGCCCGGCATCACGGGTGACAACAGTCCCGCCCTCAACGCGGCGCCATACATCATCTCGGGCAATGCGGCGATGCCGACACCGGCCAGCACCGCCTCGCGAATCGTCATCAGATCGGCGGTCACGAGACGCGGCTCGTGCTCGTGAGCATGGCGCGTACCGTCGGGCGAGATCAGGTTGTACACGTGGCGGCCGTCGCTCGTCGGCACGTCGAGTGTTTCGAAGCGGTTCAGGTCGGCCGGCGTCAACGGCGGCGCATTCTGCTGCAGCAGGCTCGGCGCGCCGACCAGCATCTGCTCGGTGCGCCACAGCGGCCGCACGACGATGTTCGCGTTTTCCGGCGGATCGGAACGCACGCGCAGCGCGACGTCGATCGAATCCTCGAACAGATCGACCACGCGATTGGTCACGCGCATCACGACGCGCACTT encodes the following:
- a CDS encoding LysR family transcriptional regulator; this translates as MKIDSHNLNDLMYFSQVVEHGGFSAAERVLGISKSRLSRRLTELEASLGVRLLQRSTRKLALTEAGQLFYQHCQAMLSEAQAAVNVVQQLRSSPRGTVRVSVPVTISQTILSTILPEFMHRYPEVRVVMRVTNRVVDLFEDSIDVALRVRSDPPENANIVVRPLWRTEQMLVGAPSLLQQNAPPLTPADLNRFETLDVPTSDGRHVYNLISPDGTRHAHEHEPRLVTADLMTIREAVLAGVGIAALPEMMYGAALRAGLLSPVMPGWSFPTPQLYAVFVSRQGMVPAVRAFVDYLVEMLDPDEGKHIMGECPAHGNKTVAQVSVAAAAPVASTVA